Proteins from one Setaria italica strain Yugu1 chromosome V, Setaria_italica_v2.0, whole genome shotgun sequence genomic window:
- the LOC101761380 gene encoding LOW QUALITY PROTEIN: leucine-rich repeat extensin-like protein 3 (The sequence of the model RefSeq protein was modified relative to this genomic sequence to represent the inferred CDS: inserted 2 bases in 1 codon) — MRGAVFLALLVAAAVLGGGGAAAEGEGRPAAVEADPRWRFPSRRLRDAYVALQTWKRQAIFSDPKNLTADWVGPDVCNYTGVFCAPLPSAFRGRRGELAVAGVDLNHGDIAGFLPPELGLLADLALLHLNSNRFCGVLPPTLRRLRLLHELDLSNNRFVGPFPGVVLDLPALRFLDLRFNDFEGAVPPRLFDRPLDAIFLNHNRLRFQLPDNFGNSPASVVVLAHNSFGGCLPASVANMSGTLNEILLINNGLSSCFPPEIGLLRELTVLDVSFNELAGPLPPEVALMRKLEQLDVAHNRLTGAIPPGICELPRLKNFTFAYNFFTGEPPACARVVPRDSDRGNCLTYRXXXXXXXXXXXXXXXXXXXXXXXXXXXXXXXXXPAYTXLPPTRLPSAPPPSPPPPSPPPPSPPPPSPPPPSPSPPPPSPPPPSPPPPSPPPPSPPPPSPPPSPPPHSPPPPAPVHRPPPPPPAPHYPPCPILPPPPPCTPTHPWPPPSYPGPLPPTDPVRYASPPPPPHYPGPLPPTYPVGYASPPPPHHQDPWPSVHPVQYGSPPPPPLH; from the exons ATGAGAGGAGCCGTGTTCCTGgcgctcctcgtcgccgccgccgtcctcggcggcggcggcgcggcggcggagggggaggggcggccggcggcggtggaggcggaccCGAGGTGGCGGTTCCCGAGCCGTCGGCTGCGGGACGCGTACGTCGCGCTGCAGACGTGGAAGCGGCAGGCCATCTTCTCCGACCCCAAGAACCTCACCGCCGACTGGGTGGGCCCGGACGTCTGCAACTACACCGGCGTCTTCTGCGCGCCGCTCCCCTCGGCCTTCCGCGGTCGCCGCGGGGAGCTCGCGGTGGCCGGGGTCGACCTCAACCACGGCGACATCGCGGGGTtcctcccgccggagctcggccTCCTCGCCGACCTCGCGCTGCTCCACCTCAACTCCAACCGCTTCTGCGGCGTCCTCCCGCCcacgctccgccgcctccgcctcctccacgaGCTCGACCTCAGCAACAACCGCTTCGTCGGCCCGTTCCCGGGCGTCGTCCTCGACCTCCCCGCGCTCCGCTTCCTCGACCTCCGGTTCAACGACTTCGAGGGCGCCGTGCCGCCCCGCCTCTTCGACCGCCCGCTCGACGCCATCTTCCTCAACCACAACCGCCTCCGCTTCCAGCTCCCGGACAACTTCGGCAACTCGCCGGcctccgtcgtcgtcctcgcgcACAACAGCTTCGGCGGATGCCTCCCGGCCAGCGTCGCCAACATGTCCGGCACGCTCAACGAGATCCTGCTCATCAACAACGGGCTCAGCTCCTGCTTCCCGCCGGAGATCGGCCTGCTGCGGGAGCTCACGGTGCTCGACGTCAGCTTCAACGAGCTCGCGggcccgctgccgccggaggtgGCCCTCATGAGGAAGCTGGAGCAGCTGGACGTCGCGCACAACCGGCTCACCGGCGCGATACCGCCGGGGATTTGCGAGCTGCCGCGCCTCAAGAACTTCACCTTCGCCTACAACTTCTTcaccggcgagccgccggcgtGCGCGCGCGTCGTGCCCCGGGACAGCGACCGGGGCAACTGCCTGACTTATCGNNNNNNNNNNNNNNNNNNNNNNNNNNNNNNNNNNNNNNNNNNNNNNNNNNNNNNNNNNNNNNNNNNNNNNNNNNNNNNNNNNNNNNNNNNNNNNNNNNNNCCGGCGTATAC TCTGCCCCCGACGCGGCTTCCATCCGCGCCCCCGCCTTCGCCACCTccaccatcaccgccgccgccgtccccgcctccgccgtcaccACCCCCGCCatcgccatctcctcctccgccatcaccacctccaccatcgccaccgccaccatcgccaccgccaccatcaccaccgccgccatctccaccgcCATCACCGCCTCCGCAttcaccgcctcctcccgcgccaGTTCACCGCCCACCGCCACCCCCGCCTGCTCCACATTACCCTCCATGCCCCATTctgcccccaccgccaccgtgCACGCCAACGcatccatggccgccgccatcTTACCCCGGCCCCTTGCCACCCACAGATCCTGTTCGATACGcatcaccaccgccgccgccgcattaCCCCGGCCCATTGCCACCAACATACCCAGTTGGATACGCATCACCCCCTCCACCGCATCACCAAGACCCATGGCCATCAGTGCACCCGGTTCAATATGGAtcaccgccgccccctccgctgCATTGA